The Salmonella enterica subsp. houtenae serovar Houten genome has a segment encoding these proteins:
- the pcnB gene encoding poly(A) polymerase: MTLPRCAIFTRVANFCRKVLSREESEAEQAVARPHMTIIPREQHAISRKDISENALKVLYRLNKAGYEAYLVGGGVRDLLLGKKPKDFDVTTNATPDQVRKLFRNCRLVGRRFRLAHVMFGPEIIEVATFRGHHEGSESDRTTSQRGQNGMLLRDNIFGSIEEDAQRRDFTINSLYYSVADFTVRDYVGGMQDLKEGVIRLIGNPETRYREDPVRMLRAVRFAAKLHMRISPETAEPIPRLATLLNDIPPARLFEESLKLLQAGNGFETYQQLREYNLFQPLFPTITRYFTENGDSAMERIIAQVLKNTDNRIRNEMRVNPAFLFAAMFWYPLLEMAQKIAQESGLAYYDAFALAMNDVLDEACRSLAIPKRLTTLTRDIWQLQLRMSRRQGKRAWKLMEHPKFRAAFDLLELRAQVENNTELQRLAQWWGEFQASAPPEQKGMLNELDDDPAPRRRRSRPRRKAPRREGTV, encoded by the coding sequence ATGACACTACCGAGGTGCGCTATTTTTACCCGAGTCGCTAATTTTTGCCGTAAGGTGTTAAGCCGCGAGGAGAGCGAGGCAGAACAAGCCGTCGCCCGTCCACACATGACGATTATCCCGCGTGAACAGCACGCTATCTCCCGCAAAGATATCAGTGAAAATGCCCTCAAGGTACTGTACCGACTGAACAAAGCGGGTTATGAAGCTTACCTGGTCGGCGGCGGCGTCCGCGATCTCCTGCTCGGCAAAAAGCCGAAGGATTTCGACGTGACCACCAACGCAACACCGGATCAGGTACGGAAATTATTCCGCAATTGCCGTCTGGTAGGGCGTCGTTTTCGCCTGGCTCACGTAATGTTTGGCCCGGAAATTATCGAAGTGGCAACGTTTCGTGGTCATCATGAAGGCAGTGAAAGTGACCGTACTACTTCCCAGCGTGGGCAAAACGGTATGCTGCTGCGCGATAATATCTTCGGCTCTATCGAAGAAGATGCTCAGCGCCGCGATTTCACCATCAACAGCCTTTACTACAGCGTGGCGGATTTTACCGTGCGTGATTACGTCGGCGGGATGCAGGATCTGAAAGAAGGCGTGATTCGTCTGATCGGCAATCCGGAAACGCGCTACCGCGAAGATCCGGTTCGGATGCTGCGCGCCGTACGTTTCGCCGCGAAGCTCCATATGCGTATTAGCCCTGAAACGGCTGAGCCAATCCCGCGTCTGGCAACCTTGCTAAACGACATTCCTCCCGCGCGCCTGTTCGAAGAGTCGCTGAAATTGTTGCAGGCAGGGAACGGTTTTGAAACCTATCAACAACTGCGGGAATACAACCTCTTCCAGCCGTTGTTTCCCACCATTACGCGTTATTTCACCGAAAACGGCGACAGCGCAATGGAACGCATCATTGCACAGGTGTTGAAGAATACGGATAACCGCATCCGTAACGAGATGCGCGTTAACCCGGCATTCTTGTTTGCCGCCATGTTCTGGTATCCGCTGCTGGAGATGGCGCAAAAAATCGCGCAGGAGAGCGGCCTTGCCTATTACGATGCTTTCGCGCTGGCCATGAATGACGTGCTGGATGAAGCCTGCCGTTCACTGGCGATCCCGAAACGCCTTACCACGCTTACCCGTGATATCTGGCAGCTTCAGTTACGGATGTCGCGACGTCAGGGCAAACGCGCCTGGAAGCTGATGGAACATCCGAAATTCCGCGCCGCATTTGATTTGCTGGAGCTGCGCGCTCAGGTGGAAAATAATACTGAACTGCAACGTCTGGCGCAGTGGTGGGGCGAGTTTCAGGCTTCCGCGCCGCCGGAGCAAAAAGGGATGCTCAACGAGCTGGACGACGATCCTGCGCCACGCCGCCGCCGTTCACGTCCGCGCCGAAAAGCGCCGCGTCGCGAGGGCACCGTATGA
- the folK gene encoding 2-amino-4-hydroxy-6-hydroxymethyldihyropteridine pyrophosphokinase → MTIAYIALGSNLASPLEQVNAALQAIADIPDSRIVAVSSFYRTPPLGPQDQPDYLNAAVALDTALSAEALLNHTQRIELQQGRTRKAERWGPRTLDLDIMLFGDSVIHTERLTVPHYDMKNRGFMLWPLFEIAPDLVFPDGLPLRQQLTFLAVEKPAGW, encoded by the coding sequence ATGACGATCGCGTATATCGCGCTTGGCAGTAATCTGGCCTCTCCGCTGGAGCAGGTCAATGCTGCCCTGCAGGCTATCGCCGATATTCCCGATAGCCGTATCGTCGCGGTCTCTTCGTTTTACCGCACGCCGCCGCTTGGTCCACAGGATCAGCCTGACTACCTGAACGCCGCGGTGGCGCTGGATACGGCGCTCAGCGCAGAAGCGCTGCTCAACCATACCCAGCGCATTGAACTGCAGCAGGGCCGCACACGCAAAGCAGAACGCTGGGGGCCGCGTACGCTGGACCTTGATATTATGCTGTTTGGCGATAGCGTGATTCATACCGAACGTCTGACAGTACCGCACTACGACATGAAAAACCGTGGCTTTATGCTGTGGCCGCTGTTTGAAATTGCTCCCGATCTGGTTTTCCCCGATGGACTCCCCCTGCGACAGCAACTGACATTTCTGGCAGTAGAAAAACCTGCCGGCTGGTAA
- the panB gene encoding 3-methyl-2-oxobutanoate hydroxymethyltransferase: MKPTTIALLQKYKQEKKRFATITAYDYSFAKLFADEGLSVMLVGDSLGMTVQGHDSTLPVTVEDIAYHTRAVRRGAPNCLLLADLPFMAYATPEQTFENAAVVMRAGANMVKIEGGAWLTDTVKMLTERAVPVCGHLGLTPQSVNIFGGYKVQGRGDAGDRLLSDALALEAAGAQLLVLECVPVELAKRVTEALRIPVIGIGAGNVTDGQILVMHDAFGITGGHIPKFAKNFLAEAGDIRAAVRQYMAEVASSVYPGEEHSFH, encoded by the coding sequence ATGAAACCTACCACTATCGCCCTGCTGCAAAAGTATAAGCAAGAAAAAAAACGCTTCGCCACCATTACCGCCTACGATTACAGTTTTGCCAAACTGTTCGCCGATGAAGGACTGAGTGTGATGCTGGTCGGCGACTCGCTGGGCATGACGGTACAGGGGCACGACTCCACGTTGCCGGTGACCGTGGAAGATATCGCCTACCACACTCGCGCGGTACGTCGCGGCGCGCCGAACTGCCTGCTGCTCGCCGATCTGCCGTTTATGGCTTACGCTACGCCGGAACAAACCTTCGAGAACGCCGCCGTCGTGATGCGCGCGGGGGCCAATATGGTCAAAATCGAGGGCGGCGCATGGCTTACCGATACCGTGAAAATGCTGACCGAACGTGCGGTACCGGTGTGCGGTCATCTGGGGCTAACGCCGCAGTCGGTCAATATTTTTGGCGGTTACAAAGTTCAGGGGCGCGGTGATGCGGGCGATCGACTGCTCAGTGATGCTCTGGCGCTGGAAGCGGCGGGCGCACAACTACTGGTGCTGGAGTGCGTGCCGGTCGAGCTGGCGAAACGCGTCACCGAAGCCTTACGCATCCCGGTGATCGGCATCGGCGCGGGTAATGTCACCGACGGGCAGATCCTCGTCATGCATGACGCCTTCGGCATTACTGGCGGGCATATCCCTAAATTTGCGAAAAATTTCCTCGCCGAAGCGGGCGACATACGCGCCGCCGTACGGCAGTATATGGCTGAAGTCGCGTCCAGCGTTTATCCGGGCGAAGAACACAGTTTCCATTAA